From a region of the Cucumis sativus cultivar 9930 chromosome 6, Cucumber_9930_V3, whole genome shotgun sequence genome:
- the LOC101210717 gene encoding uncharacterized protein LOC101210717 isoform X5, which produces MADYFRFDPSEYSLHTTVELQKAWYLFTILLDIGRPASLEELAARCELFSATACMVRYLCEIPDSPICLGDDALVYISIVAISAMGRYFSKASSGWDFSRRGFGVIDSNRFCGRDVKTYSRKRRRSVLDSEGPFYGKKILTSTSGIAVVGNESCIPITRRVSHNFAKVPADYVTLTSLNSLTVDLPFEKLEMGHLDVKVDEVPDSLSYADSPKFLMCHAREMRAGIAAQASKTIVKDNVGPLSENAYDHHMHEVQKRSSMPNLMHTDRGMSYNFDLSLGASCSSTNALFYDKNYNIQPYVQPLEVNKGICTRYLSNILEWKVEDEKNKICEMQNCLEYTKTTENHLVHLEGHTVIGEAERNFLDLKKEVSISSMVGDDIFRKEETHIPCSIAEQLCNEEPHVKTLGEVDGSQICTLSPEEILMESAVNKKVSQSVKQQNRNINFHKLMSKVQKFKKNSNGSVHIKENPLDPTSSSMKLEKTSFPQFESFIVEEEEGSGGYGTVYRARRKKDGKRIAIKCPHVNAHRHNVNNELKMLERFGGRNFIIKYEGSISSGNSECLILEHVEHDRPEVLKKEIDIVRLQWYGFCLFRALAYLHKQGVMHRDVKPGNFLFSRKQNKGYLIDFNLAMDLQQKYSVAIKEKKDVRGSVSLTGGETGKSKQPGEHEKNLKRRVYVPLKQYPNMRGGSAVRSQGADGSGVTSAKDVTSARTFSTEKMREPLPSQGRKELLSLVQNALRNADLATQNSSDLRRKRIAAPQAKEDNSIIHPSPMLVHCTGISVPAPRLLRTKGDAKRKREGSCAGTKGFRAPEVLFRSLHQGPQVDVWSAGVTLLYLMVGRSPFTGDPEQNIKDIAKLRGSEDLWEVAKLHDRESSFPGELFNIKSFPPMDLQSWVKAHTKRPDFVKLIPRSLFDLVDKCLTVNPRQRITADEALKHEFFIPCYERLRKQKMLRRGSSSTSANVLGEREKVLGQPFEVSR; this is translated from the exons ATGGCTGATTATTTTCGTTTTGATCCGAGTGAGTATAGTCTTCATACTACTGTTGAGCTGCAGAAAGCTTGGTATTTGTTCACGATATTGTTGGATATTGGTCGTCCTGCTTCTCTGGAAGAACTTGCTGCGAGATGCGAATTGTTCAGTGCTACGGCTTGTATGGTTCGGTATCTGTGTGAAATTCCTGATTCTCCTATCTGTTTGGGGGATGATGCTCTTGTTTACATTTCTATTGTTGCGATCTCTGCTATGGGGCGGTATTTTTCGAAGGCTAGTAGTGGATGGGATTTTTCTAGACGGGGTTTTGGAGTTATAGACTCGAATAGGTTCTGCGGTAGGGATGTTAAAACGTACTCGCGGAAACGAAGAAGATCAGTATTGGATTCTGAAGGACCTTTTTATGGGAAAAAGATTTTAACTTCGACTTCTGGAATTG CTGTTGTAGGGAATGAAAGTTGTATTCCAATAACTAGGAGGGTTTCTCATAATTTTGCTAAG GTACCTGCTGACTATGTGACTCTCACCAGTTTAAATTCGCTGACAGTTGATTTGCcttttgaaaaacttgaaATGGGACATTTGGATGTAAAAGTTGATGAAGTGCCCGACTCTCTTAGTTATGCTGATTCTCCAAAATTTTTGATGTGTCATGCTCGAGAAATGAGAGCTGGTATTGCTGCTCAAGCAAGTAAAACTATCGTTAAAGATAATGTTGGCCCTTTAAGTGAGAATGCCTATGATCATCACATGCACGAAGTCCAAAAACGCTCAAGTATGCCTAATTTAATGCACACAGACAGAGGAATGTCATATAACTTTGATCTTTCTTTGGGTGCATCGTGTAGCTCCACAAACGCCCTTTTTTATGACAAAAACTACAATATACAACCTTATGTTCAACCGCTCGAGGTCAACAAAGGGATTTGCACTAGGTatctttctaatattttgGAATGGAAGGTAGAAGATGAGAAAAATAAGATCTGTGAAATGCAGAATTGCTTGGAGTACACTAAAACAACAGAGAACCATCTTGTTCATTTGGAAGGGCACACAGTCATTGGTGAAGCAGAAAGAAACTTCCTAGACTTGAAAAAGGAAGTAAGTATATCAAGCATGGTTGGAGATGATATATTCAGGAAGGAAGAAACTCATATTCCCTGTTCCATAGCTGAACAACTATGTAATGAGGAGCCACATGTCAAGACCTTGGGGGAAGTAGATGGATCACAAATATGTACTCTATCTCCTGAGGAAATTCTCATGGAGTCTGCAGTCAATAAGAAGGTTTCCCAATCTGTCAAGCAGCAAAACCgaaatatcaattttcataaactGATGTCTAAGGTGCAGAAGTTCAAGAAGAATTCAAATGGTAGTGTGCACATTAAGGAAAATCCTTTGGACCCTACCAGTTCTTCTATGAAG TTGGAGAAAACATCATTTCCTCAGTTTGAGTCTTTCATtgttgaggaagaagaaggttcTG GTGGCTATGGAACTGTTTACAGGGCTCGGAGAAAAAAAGATGGCAAACGGATAGCTATCAAAT GTCCCCATGTCAATGCTCACAGACACAATGTAAACAATGAGCTAAAAATGCTCGAGCGGTTTGG GGGAAGGAACTTCATAATCAAGTATGAAGGGTCTATTAGTAGTGGCAACAGCGAGTGCTTAATTCTGGAACATGTCGAACATGACAGACCTGAG GTtctgaagaaagaaattgatataGTTCGGCTACAGTGGTATGGTTTCTGCTTGTTTAGGGCTTTGGCATATCTGCATAAGCAG GGGGTTATGCACAGAGACGTAAAGCCTGGTAACTTCCTATTCTCTAGAAAACAGAACAAAGGTTACCTCATTGATTTTAACCTTGCCATG GATTTACAGCAGAAGTACTCTGTAGCAA ttaaagaaaagaaggatgtCAGAGGTTCTGTATCTCTCACCGGGGGAGAAACAGGAAAATCTAAGCAACCTGGCGAACACGAAAAGAACTTGAAAAGGAGAGTTTATGTACCCTTGAAACAATATCCAAATATGCGTGGTGGGAGTGCAGTTCGAAGCCAGGGTGCAGATGGATCAGGTGTAACCTCTGCAAAGGATGTAACAAGTGCTAGGACGTTTTCCACAGAAAAGATGAGGGAGCCTCTTCCATCTCAAGGAAGAAAGGAACTGCTAAGTTTGGTACAAAATGCATTACGAAATGCAGACCTTGCTACCCAAAATAGCTCTGATCTacgaagaaaaagaatagcTGCTCCTCAAGCCAAGGAAGACAATAGCATTATACATCCAAGTCCAATGCTGGTCCACTGCACTGGCATTTCTGTACCTGCTCCCAGGTTACTAAGAACTAAAG GAgatgcaaaacgtaaaagaGAGGGTTCTTGTGCTGGGACTAAGGGGTTTCGAGCTCCAGAG GTCCTATTCAGATCCCTACATCAAGGTCCTCAGGTCGATGTCTGGTCTGCTGGCGTTACTCTTCTCTATCTAATGGTTGGAAGAAGTCCTTTTACTGGAGACCCTGAACA GAACATAAAAGACATTGCTAAACTGAGGGGCAGTGAAGATTTATGGGAGGTGGCCAAATTACATGATCGTGAATCTTCTTTTCCAGGG GAATTGTTTAACATAAAATCTTTCCCACCTATGGATTTGCAAAGTTGGGTTAAGGCTCACACAAAGCGACCGGATTTTGTCAAGCTCATCCCGAGATCACTATTCGATCTGGTAGATAAGTGCCTCACAGTTAATCCAAGGCAAAGGATTACTGCAGATGAAGCTCTAAAGCATGAATTCTTCATCCCATGCTACGAGAGGCTTCGGAAGCAGAAAATGCTTCGACGAGGTTCTAGCTCCACCTCTGCCAATGTCTTGGGAGAACGCGAAAAGGTTCTTGGACAGCCATTTGAGGTCTCAAgatga
- the LOC101210717 gene encoding uncharacterized protein LOC101210717 isoform X3: MADYFRFDPSEYSLHTTVELQKAWYLFTILLDIGRPASLEELAARCELFSATACMVRYLCEIPDSPICLGDDALVYISIVAISAMGRYFSKASSGWDFSRRGFGVIDSNRFCGRDVKTYSRKRRRSVLDSEGPFYGKKILTSTSGIGNESCIPITRRVSHNFAKVPADYVTLTSLNSLTVDLPFEKLEMGHLDVKVDEVPDSLSYADSPKFLMCHAREMRAGIAAQASKTIVKDNVGPLSENAYDHHMHEVQKRSSMPNLMHTDRGMSYNFDLSLGASCSSTNALFYDKNYNIQPYVQPLEVNKGICTRYLSNILEWKVEDEKNKICEMQNCLEYTKTTENHLVHLEGHTVIGEAERNFLDLKKEVSISSMVGDDIFRKEETHIPCSIAEQLCNEEPHVKTLGEVDGSQICTLSPEEILMESAVNKKVSQSVKQQNRNINFHKLMSKVQKFKKNSNGSVHIKENPLDPTSSSMKLEKTSFPQFESFIVEEEEGSGGYGTVYRARRKKDGKRIAIKCPHVNAHRHNVNNELKMLERFGGRNFIIKYEGSISSGNSECLILEHVEHDRPEVLKKEIDIVRLQWYGFCLFRALAYLHKQGVMHRDVKPGNFLFSRKQNKGYLIDFNLAMDLQQKYSVASKLHCDTPAVKEKKDVRGSVSLTGGETGKSKQPGEHEKNLKRRVYVPLKQYPNMRGGSAVRSQGADGSGVTSAKDVTSARTFSTEKMREPLPSQGRKELLSLVQNALRNADLATQNSSDLRRKRIAAPQAKEDNSIIHPSPMLVHCTGISVPAPRLLRTKGDAKRKREGSCAGTKGFRAPEVLFRSLHQGPQVDVWSAGVTLLYLMVGRSPFTGDPEQNIKDIAKLRGSEDLWEVAKLHDRESSFPGELFNIKSFPPMDLQSWVKAHTKRPDFVKLIPRSLFDLVDKCLTVNPRQRITADEALKHEFFIPCYERLRKQKMLRRGSSSTSANVLGEREKVLGQPFEVSR; the protein is encoded by the exons ATGGCTGATTATTTTCGTTTTGATCCGAGTGAGTATAGTCTTCATACTACTGTTGAGCTGCAGAAAGCTTGGTATTTGTTCACGATATTGTTGGATATTGGTCGTCCTGCTTCTCTGGAAGAACTTGCTGCGAGATGCGAATTGTTCAGTGCTACGGCTTGTATGGTTCGGTATCTGTGTGAAATTCCTGATTCTCCTATCTGTTTGGGGGATGATGCTCTTGTTTACATTTCTATTGTTGCGATCTCTGCTATGGGGCGGTATTTTTCGAAGGCTAGTAGTGGATGGGATTTTTCTAGACGGGGTTTTGGAGTTATAGACTCGAATAGGTTCTGCGGTAGGGATGTTAAAACGTACTCGCGGAAACGAAGAAGATCAGTATTGGATTCTGAAGGACCTTTTTATGGGAAAAAGATTTTAACTTCGACTTCTGGAATTG GGAATGAAAGTTGTATTCCAATAACTAGGAGGGTTTCTCATAATTTTGCTAAG GTACCTGCTGACTATGTGACTCTCACCAGTTTAAATTCGCTGACAGTTGATTTGCcttttgaaaaacttgaaATGGGACATTTGGATGTAAAAGTTGATGAAGTGCCCGACTCTCTTAGTTATGCTGATTCTCCAAAATTTTTGATGTGTCATGCTCGAGAAATGAGAGCTGGTATTGCTGCTCAAGCAAGTAAAACTATCGTTAAAGATAATGTTGGCCCTTTAAGTGAGAATGCCTATGATCATCACATGCACGAAGTCCAAAAACGCTCAAGTATGCCTAATTTAATGCACACAGACAGAGGAATGTCATATAACTTTGATCTTTCTTTGGGTGCATCGTGTAGCTCCACAAACGCCCTTTTTTATGACAAAAACTACAATATACAACCTTATGTTCAACCGCTCGAGGTCAACAAAGGGATTTGCACTAGGTatctttctaatattttgGAATGGAAGGTAGAAGATGAGAAAAATAAGATCTGTGAAATGCAGAATTGCTTGGAGTACACTAAAACAACAGAGAACCATCTTGTTCATTTGGAAGGGCACACAGTCATTGGTGAAGCAGAAAGAAACTTCCTAGACTTGAAAAAGGAAGTAAGTATATCAAGCATGGTTGGAGATGATATATTCAGGAAGGAAGAAACTCATATTCCCTGTTCCATAGCTGAACAACTATGTAATGAGGAGCCACATGTCAAGACCTTGGGGGAAGTAGATGGATCACAAATATGTACTCTATCTCCTGAGGAAATTCTCATGGAGTCTGCAGTCAATAAGAAGGTTTCCCAATCTGTCAAGCAGCAAAACCgaaatatcaattttcataaactGATGTCTAAGGTGCAGAAGTTCAAGAAGAATTCAAATGGTAGTGTGCACATTAAGGAAAATCCTTTGGACCCTACCAGTTCTTCTATGAAG TTGGAGAAAACATCATTTCCTCAGTTTGAGTCTTTCATtgttgaggaagaagaaggttcTG GTGGCTATGGAACTGTTTACAGGGCTCGGAGAAAAAAAGATGGCAAACGGATAGCTATCAAAT GTCCCCATGTCAATGCTCACAGACACAATGTAAACAATGAGCTAAAAATGCTCGAGCGGTTTGG GGGAAGGAACTTCATAATCAAGTATGAAGGGTCTATTAGTAGTGGCAACAGCGAGTGCTTAATTCTGGAACATGTCGAACATGACAGACCTGAG GTtctgaagaaagaaattgatataGTTCGGCTACAGTGGTATGGTTTCTGCTTGTTTAGGGCTTTGGCATATCTGCATAAGCAG GGGGTTATGCACAGAGACGTAAAGCCTGGTAACTTCCTATTCTCTAGAAAACAGAACAAAGGTTACCTCATTGATTTTAACCTTGCCATG GATTTACAGCAGAAGTACTCTGTAGCAAGTAAGCTTCATTGTGACACTCCAG CagttaaagaaaagaaggatgtCAGAGGTTCTGTATCTCTCACCGGGGGAGAAACAGGAAAATCTAAGCAACCTGGCGAACACGAAAAGAACTTGAAAAGGAGAGTTTATGTACCCTTGAAACAATATCCAAATATGCGTGGTGGGAGTGCAGTTCGAAGCCAGGGTGCAGATGGATCAGGTGTAACCTCTGCAAAGGATGTAACAAGTGCTAGGACGTTTTCCACAGAAAAGATGAGGGAGCCTCTTCCATCTCAAGGAAGAAAGGAACTGCTAAGTTTGGTACAAAATGCATTACGAAATGCAGACCTTGCTACCCAAAATAGCTCTGATCTacgaagaaaaagaatagcTGCTCCTCAAGCCAAGGAAGACAATAGCATTATACATCCAAGTCCAATGCTGGTCCACTGCACTGGCATTTCTGTACCTGCTCCCAGGTTACTAAGAACTAAAG GAgatgcaaaacgtaaaagaGAGGGTTCTTGTGCTGGGACTAAGGGGTTTCGAGCTCCAGAG GTCCTATTCAGATCCCTACATCAAGGTCCTCAGGTCGATGTCTGGTCTGCTGGCGTTACTCTTCTCTATCTAATGGTTGGAAGAAGTCCTTTTACTGGAGACCCTGAACA GAACATAAAAGACATTGCTAAACTGAGGGGCAGTGAAGATTTATGGGAGGTGGCCAAATTACATGATCGTGAATCTTCTTTTCCAGGG GAATTGTTTAACATAAAATCTTTCCCACCTATGGATTTGCAAAGTTGGGTTAAGGCTCACACAAAGCGACCGGATTTTGTCAAGCTCATCCCGAGATCACTATTCGATCTGGTAGATAAGTGCCTCACAGTTAATCCAAGGCAAAGGATTACTGCAGATGAAGCTCTAAAGCATGAATTCTTCATCCCATGCTACGAGAGGCTTCGGAAGCAGAAAATGCTTCGACGAGGTTCTAGCTCCACCTCTGCCAATGTCTTGGGAGAACGCGAAAAGGTTCTTGGACAGCCATTTGAGGTCTCAAgatga